A portion of the Phyllopteryx taeniolatus isolate TA_2022b chromosome 15, UOR_Ptae_1.2, whole genome shotgun sequence genome contains these proteins:
- the LOC133465284 gene encoding probable G-protein coupled receptor 21 isoform X2 — protein sequence MMNSSLDPLNQSSTDLSNFSAPFCLLEISYSKIITTCLLEVSIILLLTVLIISGNLVVIFVFHCAPLLSQHTTSAFIQTMAYADLLVGVSCLFPSLSLLHHLQGLDPKLTCQVFGYMVSVLKSVSMASLACVSVDRYIAITQPLTYAALVTPCRVRCCIILIWLYSALVFLPSFLGWGKPGYHGDVVEWCAVQWSTQPAFTTFIVMLLYAPAALTVCFTYANIFKICRQHTREISERHARYRPKPHQDPGLTSGSLVKDNGELDQSHSPGLFKLQKDHHQQSQYQQPSSTYPDKRKGLKRLCSYCLRRSGSGFGVRKPKKAFIGSIEQGCAGTGYGSGHRDIGIGTTCHV from the exons ATGATGAATTCCTCTCTGGATCCACTGAACCAGAGCTCTACTGACCTGTCGAACTTCTCTGCTCCCTTTTGCCTGCTTGAGATTAGCTATTCCAAAATCATCACCACCTGTCTGCTTGAAGTCTCCATTATCCTTCTCCTCACCGTTCTGATTATTTCAGGTAACCTGgtggtgatttttgtttttcactgtGCCCCTTTGCTTAGTCAGCACACCACCAGTGCTTTCATCCAGACTATGGCGTATGCTGATTTGCTTGTTGGTGTCAGTTGCCTCTTCCCCTCCTTGTCCTTACTTCATCACCTCCAAGGACTTGACCCCAAACTCACCTGCCAGGTTTTCGGTTACATGGTATCCGTTTTAAAGTCTGTCTCAATGGCGTCATTAGCATGTGTGAGCGTGGACCGCTACATCGCCATCACACAACCCCTGACCTACGCAGCCCTGGTAACTCCATGTCGAGTGCGCTGCTGCATCATTCTGATATGGTTGTACTCTGCACTGGTGTTTTTGCCATCATTCCTTGGGTGGGGAAAGCCTGGTTACCACGGCGATGTGGTGGAGTGGTGCGCTGTCCAGTGGAGCACCCAGCCAGCCTTCACAACCTTCATTGTCATGCTTCTCTATGCCCCTGCTGCGCTCACAGTCTGCTTCACTTATGCTAACATCTTCAAGATCTGCCGACAGCATACACGGGAGATCAGCGAACGTCACGCACGTTACCGACCCAAACCGCACCAAGACCCAGGTTTGACATCTGGATCTCTGGTCAAGGACAATGGTGAGTTAGACCAAAGTCATTCGCCCGGCTTATTCAAACTTCAGAAAGACCACCATCAACAATCGCAGTATCAACAACCATCTTCAACATACCCGGACAAACG GAAGGGCCTCAAGCGCCTCTGCTCCTACTGTTTACGGCGCAGCGGCAGCGGGTTTGGGGTAAGGAAACCCAAAAAGGCATTCATCGGTTCTATTGAACAGGGATGTGCTGGGACAGGCTATGGATCTGGCCACAGAGACATAGGAATTGGCACAACTTGTCATGTGTAG
- the LOC133465284 gene encoding probable G-protein coupled receptor 21 isoform X1 codes for MMNSSLDPLNQSSTDLSNFSAPFCLLEISYSKIITTCLLEVSIILLLTVLIISGNLVVIFVFHCAPLLSQHTTSAFIQTMAYADLLVGVSCLFPSLSLLHHLQGLDPKLTCQVFGYMVSVLKSVSMASLACVSVDRYIAITQPLTYAALVTPCRVRCCIILIWLYSALVFLPSFLGWGKPGYHGDVVEWCAVQWSTQPAFTTFIVMLLYAPAALTVCFTYANIFKICRQHTREISERHARYRPKPHQDPGLTSGSLVKDNGELDQSHSPGLFKLQKDHHQQSQYQQPSSTYPDKRYAMVLFRITSVFYILWLPYIIYFLLESGGIYHHPAASFLTTWLAISNSFCNCLIYSLSNSAFRKGLKRLCSYCLRRSGSGFGVRKPKKAFIGSIEQGCAGTGYGSGHRDIGIGTTCHV; via the coding sequence ATGATGAATTCCTCTCTGGATCCACTGAACCAGAGCTCTACTGACCTGTCGAACTTCTCTGCTCCCTTTTGCCTGCTTGAGATTAGCTATTCCAAAATCATCACCACCTGTCTGCTTGAAGTCTCCATTATCCTTCTCCTCACCGTTCTGATTATTTCAGGTAACCTGgtggtgatttttgtttttcactgtGCCCCTTTGCTTAGTCAGCACACCACCAGTGCTTTCATCCAGACTATGGCGTATGCTGATTTGCTTGTTGGTGTCAGTTGCCTCTTCCCCTCCTTGTCCTTACTTCATCACCTCCAAGGACTTGACCCCAAACTCACCTGCCAGGTTTTCGGTTACATGGTATCCGTTTTAAAGTCTGTCTCAATGGCGTCATTAGCATGTGTGAGCGTGGACCGCTACATCGCCATCACACAACCCCTGACCTACGCAGCCCTGGTAACTCCATGTCGAGTGCGCTGCTGCATCATTCTGATATGGTTGTACTCTGCACTGGTGTTTTTGCCATCATTCCTTGGGTGGGGAAAGCCTGGTTACCACGGCGATGTGGTGGAGTGGTGCGCTGTCCAGTGGAGCACCCAGCCAGCCTTCACAACCTTCATTGTCATGCTTCTCTATGCCCCTGCTGCGCTCACAGTCTGCTTCACTTATGCTAACATCTTCAAGATCTGCCGACAGCATACACGGGAGATCAGCGAACGTCACGCACGTTACCGACCCAAACCGCACCAAGACCCAGGTTTGACATCTGGATCTCTGGTCAAGGACAATGGTGAGTTAGACCAAAGTCATTCGCCCGGCTTATTCAAACTTCAGAAAGACCACCATCAACAATCGCAGTATCAACAACCATCTTCAACATACCCGGACAAACGGTATGCCATGGTACTGTTCCGCATTACCAGTGTTTTCTACATCCTCTGGTTGCCCTATATCATTTACTTTCTGTTGGAGAGTGGTGGAATCTACCACCATCCTGCAGCATCTTTCCTCACTACTTGGCTGGCCATCAGCAACAGCTTCTGTAACTGTCTCATATACAGTCTCTCCAACTCTGCCTTCAGGAAGGGCCTCAAGCGCCTCTGCTCCTACTGTTTACGGCGCAGCGGCAGCGGGTTTGGGGTAAGGAAACCCAAAAAGGCATTCATCGGTTCTATTGAACAGGGATGTGCTGGGACAGGCTATGGATCTGGCCACAGAGACATAGGAATTGGCACAACTTGTCATGTGTAG